In Numidum massiliense, a single genomic region encodes these proteins:
- a CDS encoding tripartite tricarboxylate transporter permease → MGDVISYVLSALTDPINLLAMTAGVAGGIVVGALPGLTATMALALMLPFTFSLEAITALIALGGIYIGAIYGGSISAILINTPGTPSSIATTFDGFPLTQRGKAEHALVSAAFSSGVGGILGGFALLFISPVLVKLALSFGPPEYFWVAMFGLTIIANLASSSLLKGFLGGSVGLLLSTVGIAPIGGESRYTFGFATLQGGVDLTVALIGLFCIPEVIRMVEQIAVTHGKMSYRPQKGVASETIRALLRKPLLFIRSSLIGIVVGIIPGAGGNVASLLSYDMTVRFAKDKASFGCGNIEGVAASEAGNNAEVGGSLVPLLSLGIPGAAPAAVLLGALTMQGIRPGPDLFSTNAALVYTFSWAFIIANVLMFVFAFFGAKVVARAIAIPTYYLAPLIICLTVVGSYALRNYFFDVAAMLVLGIVGYVLKRFGFDPGPIVLGLILGPIAEVGLVQSMLTGQAQGSIWLVFFTRPLSLALIALCFFSLAWPVMTRRRERRRQLSSPSPDEQQMPRAAYEQVIQATEAVQRTHPGEHRQLTVAMQPEVLARQAEAMEDGEPKPPASAAISVSSTGERQWRVNRHSVLAVILLVIYGTAVWHTFSLHVTSAVFPRTVALIALGLSLLYFTKSVRFPVREPSLLRSEWRRVLTSMCHMAVFAALLWAVGFLFASVSFLMFFAGYLQRAHQRGNGRRAVQPRLLRMLQSKTEHRPTMQPYTRQVPAMRRRLVQFRTMRWRTMQLRTVYTALFAVLVSGTLYVVFRFIFFVPLPTGALFEALGMIR, encoded by the coding sequence ATGGGAGACGTTATTTCTTACGTGTTAAGTGCGCTCACAGATCCTATTAACTTACTGGCGATGACAGCTGGCGTTGCCGGGGGTATTGTCGTCGGCGCCCTGCCGGGGCTGACGGCGACGATGGCGTTAGCGCTCATGCTGCCGTTTACGTTTTCCCTCGAGGCGATTACGGCACTCATCGCGCTCGGCGGTATTTACATTGGCGCGATTTACGGGGGCTCGATTTCCGCGATTCTCATTAATACGCCGGGGACCCCGTCGTCGATTGCGACGACGTTCGACGGCTTTCCTTTGACGCAGCGTGGGAAGGCGGAGCACGCGCTCGTTTCCGCTGCGTTCAGTTCCGGCGTCGGCGGTATCCTCGGAGGCTTTGCTCTGCTCTTTATTTCACCGGTGTTAGTGAAGCTGGCATTGTCGTTCGGGCCACCGGAGTATTTTTGGGTCGCTATGTTTGGGCTAACGATCATTGCGAATCTGGCGTCATCTTCTCTGTTAAAAGGATTCCTCGGCGGTAGCGTCGGGTTGTTACTCAGTACGGTAGGCATTGCCCCGATTGGCGGTGAGTCGCGCTACACGTTTGGCTTTGCTACGCTGCAAGGAGGGGTCGATCTAACGGTCGCCTTAATCGGGTTGTTCTGTATCCCGGAAGTGATTCGCATGGTGGAACAGATCGCGGTGACACATGGGAAGATGTCTTATCGCCCACAAAAAGGTGTAGCCAGCGAGACGATTCGCGCGTTACTGCGCAAGCCGCTTCTTTTTATCCGCTCGTCACTCATCGGTATTGTCGTCGGTATTATTCCTGGGGCGGGGGGCAATGTCGCTAGTCTGCTCTCGTACGACATGACGGTACGGTTTGCGAAAGACAAGGCGTCCTTTGGCTGCGGGAATATTGAAGGAGTCGCCGCTTCGGAAGCGGGGAACAACGCCGAAGTCGGCGGGTCGCTCGTGCCGCTGTTGTCGCTCGGGATTCCTGGCGCCGCTCCGGCGGCGGTATTGTTAGGGGCGTTGACGATGCAAGGGATCCGCCCTGGACCGGACTTGTTTAGTACGAATGCGGCGCTCGTCTATACGTTTTCGTGGGCATTCATCATCGCTAACGTGCTTATGTTCGTCTTTGCCTTTTTCGGGGCAAAGGTCGTCGCCCGTGCGATTGCCATCCCAACGTATTATTTGGCGCCTTTGATCATTTGCCTAACCGTCGTCGGTTCTTATGCGCTGCGCAATTATTTTTTTGATGTGGCGGCGATGCTCGTCTTAGGCATCGTAGGCTACGTGTTAAAACGGTTCGGCTTTGATCCGGGGCCGATCGTGTTGGGGTTAATTTTAGGCCCGATTGCGGAGGTCGGCCTCGTGCAGTCGATGTTGACGGGGCAGGCGCAGGGCAGTATATGGCTCGTGTTTTTCACCCGACCGCTGTCGCTCGCGCTGATCGCATTGTGCTTCTTCTCCCTCGCGTGGCCAGTCATGACGAGGCGTCGCGAGCGACGACGACAACTTTCGTCGCCTTCCCCGGACGAACAGCAGATGCCGCGAGCGGCGTACGAACAAGTCATTCAGGCAACAGAAGCCGTGCAACGCACTCACCCGGGAGAACATCGACAACTAACGGTAGCTATGCAACCGGAGGTACTTGCCCGACAGGCGGAGGCAATGGAGGACGGGGAACCGAAACCACCCGCCTCAGCAGCGATTAGCGTGTCCAGTACAGGGGAACGTCAGTGGCGCGTGAATCGCCATAGCGTGCTCGCAGTGATTCTCCTCGTTATATATGGGACTGCCGTGTGGCACACGTTTTCCCTTCACGTAACGAGTGCCGTCTTTCCGCGTACGGTTGCATTGATCGCGCTCGGCTTAAGCTTACTCTATTTTACAAAAAGCGTACGCTTCCCTGTGCGTGAACCATCACTTCTTAGGAGCGAGTGGCGTCGCGTGTTAACGAGTATGTGCCACATGGCGGTTTTTGCCGCGTTGTTGTGGGCAGTAGGATTCTTGTTCGCAAGCGTGAGCTTTCTAATGTTTTTTGCTGGGTATTTACAACGTGCACACCAGCGTGGCAACGGGCGGCGAGCGGTGCAACCGCGTCTATTGCGTATGTTGCAGTCGAAAACGGAGCACCGGCCAACCATGCAGCCGTATACGAGGCAGGTTCCCGCGATGAGGCGGCGTTTGGTTCAGTTCCGGACGATGCGATGGCGTACGATGCAGCTACGTACGGTATATACAGCGCTGTTCGCTGTCCTCGTCAGCGGCACGTTGTACGTCGTTTTTCGCTTCATTTTTTTCGTACCACTTCCTACCGGTGCCTTGTTTGAAGCGCTCGGCATGATACGTTAA
- a CDS encoding tripartite tricarboxylate transporter substrate binding protein: MVLVATVLLAVLFTACAGAAGTGGKTGKAAREADNYPAQPITYMIPFDAGGQSDVEARRQQPLLKKLLGQQVNVTYKPGGGGAVGWAELVQQKADGYYIAGINVPHIILQPLAQQDAGYETAQIEPIAIFQTSPIGLAVTKESGITSLEEFVQAAKKEPGKLTVAGSGSYSGHHLAFGQLQQLADIELQYVPFTGGATQIQGFLGGNTTAILANSDDLVSYKGKMTILAIGSEERFAALPDVPTFQESGFNLTASIDRGVAVPPGTPPEIVARLEAAFLEVANDPKVQKEMQKDGFAPQAMGAAEAKQYIAEKKKQYEPVLESLDALMK; the protein is encoded by the coding sequence ATGGTACTCGTCGCGACGGTGTTACTGGCTGTGCTGTTTACAGCTTGTGCGGGTGCAGCGGGAACAGGTGGAAAAACTGGCAAAGCCGCTCGCGAGGCGGACAACTATCCAGCGCAACCGATCACGTACATGATTCCGTTCGATGCAGGCGGGCAATCGGACGTCGAGGCACGGCGGCAACAACCGCTTTTAAAAAAGTTGCTCGGGCAGCAAGTGAATGTGACGTATAAGCCGGGGGGCGGCGGTGCCGTCGGTTGGGCCGAACTCGTGCAACAAAAGGCAGATGGCTACTATATCGCCGGAATCAATGTCCCCCACATTATTTTGCAGCCGCTCGCGCAACAAGACGCCGGTTACGAAACAGCGCAGATTGAGCCGATCGCTATTTTTCAAACATCGCCGATCGGGTTGGCGGTGACGAAGGAAAGTGGCATCACGTCATTGGAGGAGTTTGTACAGGCGGCTAAAAAAGAGCCAGGGAAATTGACGGTTGCAGGTTCGGGATCGTATTCCGGGCACCATTTGGCCTTCGGGCAACTGCAGCAACTCGCCGACATCGAGTTGCAGTACGTGCCGTTTACCGGGGGTGCGACGCAAATCCAAGGGTTTCTCGGCGGCAATACAACAGCGATCTTAGCCAATTCCGACGACTTGGTCAGTTATAAGGGAAAAATGACGATTTTGGCGATCGGTTCGGAGGAGCGCTTCGCGGCTTTGCCCGATGTGCCGACGTTCCAAGAGAGCGGGTTTAACTTAACGGCGAGTATCGATCGCGGGGTTGCCGTGCCGCCGGGAACGCCACCGGAAATCGTGGCACGGCTGGAAGCGGCGTTTCTCGAGGTTGCGAACGACCCAAAAGTGCAAAAGGAGATGCAGAAAGACGGGTTTGCGCCACAAGCGATGGGGGCGGCGGAAGCGAAGCAGTACATAGCGGAGAAGAAGAAACAATATGAGCCGGTTCTCGAGTCGCTGGACGCCCTAATGAAGTGA
- a CDS encoding proline racemase family protein, with protein sequence MINGERYIQTIDAHTMGEAARIVVDGLPPIRGKTMMEKKQYMQLHMDDIRKFLMHEPRGHLNMFGAILTEPCASNCDFGVLFMDSGGYLNMCGHGTIASVTIAINRGLIPKKDSVFIDTPSGIVECQVAYENNKVKEVSFINVPAFLFEQDVDIVVENIGPIKVDIAFGGSFFAIVDAGQLNLELDIDEQRHLADLGMAIKKAVNEQINVKHPELPEINTVDLVEFSIEAGSNHYRNVVVFGEGQIDRSPCGTGTCAKLSTLDLQPGEHIIQESIIGSTFKGTVIGQTTVAGFPASVPKVTGSAWMTGMHQFVLEDTDPYTEGFLLK encoded by the coding sequence ATGATAAATGGAGAGCGTTATATTCAGACGATAGACGCCCATACGATGGGTGAAGCCGCGAGAATCGTCGTCGACGGCCTTCCGCCCATTCGCGGAAAAACGATGATGGAAAAAAAGCAATATATGCAGTTGCACATGGACGATATCCGTAAATTTTTGATGCATGAGCCGCGTGGCCATTTAAATATGTTTGGCGCGATTCTTACGGAGCCATGCGCATCGAATTGCGACTTCGGTGTCCTATTCATGGACAGTGGCGGTTACTTGAACATGTGTGGTCATGGCACCATCGCCTCTGTTACAATAGCAATTAATAGGGGGCTTATTCCTAAAAAAGATAGCGTATTCATCGATACCCCTTCCGGCATCGTTGAATGCCAAGTTGCCTATGAAAACAACAAAGTAAAAGAAGTCTCCTTCATTAACGTCCCTGCCTTCTTGTTTGAACAGGACGTCGACATTGTCGTTGAAAATATCGGTCCCATCAAGGTAGACATCGCCTTCGGCGGTAGCTTCTTTGCCATTGTCGACGCCGGTCAACTCAACTTAGAATTGGACATCGACGAACAACGACACCTCGCGGACCTCGGCATGGCGATTAAAAAAGCGGTAAACGAACAAATTAATGTCAAACACCCTGAACTGCCGGAAATAAATACGGTGGATCTCGTGGAATTTAGTATAGAAGCGGGTAGCAATCATTATAGAAATGTCGTTGTATTTGGCGAAGGACAAATTGACCGCTCACCTTGCGGCACCGGCACGTGTGCAAAACTATCGACACTCGACCTACAGCCGGGTGAACACATTATCCAAGAAAGTATCATCGGTTCAACCTTTAAAGGAACGGTCATCGGGCAGACGACAGTTGCCGGTTTTCCGGCAAGCGTGCCAAAAGTTACTGGTTCAGCGTGGATGACAGGCATGCATCAATTTGTGTTGGAGGATACGGACCCGTACACCGAAGGTTTTTTACTCAAGTGA
- a CDS encoding proline dehydrogenase family protein produces MGLTKDFFIMLSQNKALNSGAKRWGLKLGAQSVVAGTNIEEMIASVKELNAQGISATIDNLGEFVFEESEALKAKEEILNVIGAIHAHDIAAHISLKPTQLGLDIDYDFCLDNLREIVAKAHAYDVFVNFDTEDYGHLQPTFDLLDDLSKDYDNVGTVIQAYFYESERNIEKYKDYRLRIVKGAYKEPEDLAYQDKKEIDRNYIKLIEYHLLYGKFTSIATHDHRVIDHVKRFVREHNIPKDKFEFQMLYGFRRELQIKLAQEGFNFCTYVPFGEDWFGYFMRRLAERPQNLNLVTKQVFNKKTNTLIGVGVAAFLLGRLSKRNK; encoded by the coding sequence ATGGGATTAACTAAGGACTTTTTTATTATGCTCTCGCAAAATAAAGCGCTTAATAGCGGTGCGAAACGTTGGGGACTAAAGCTCGGCGCCCAGTCTGTCGTCGCTGGCACAAACATCGAAGAAATGATCGCCAGTGTAAAAGAGTTAAATGCGCAAGGCATTTCCGCGACGATCGACAACTTGGGCGAATTTGTGTTCGAAGAATCCGAGGCGCTCAAAGCTAAAGAAGAAATTTTGAACGTCATCGGAGCGATCCACGCACACGACATCGCTGCCCACATTTCGTTGAAGCCGACGCAACTCGGACTCGACATCGACTACGACTTCTGCTTGGACAACTTGCGGGAAATCGTCGCTAAAGCGCATGCATACGACGTATTCGTCAACTTTGACACGGAAGATTACGGCCACTTGCAACCGACCTTCGATCTTCTCGACGACCTTTCCAAAGACTATGACAATGTCGGGACGGTCATTCAGGCGTATTTTTACGAATCAGAAAGGAATATCGAGAAGTACAAAGATTACCGTTTACGCATTGTGAAAGGCGCTTACAAAGAGCCCGAGGACTTAGCGTATCAAGACAAAAAAGAGATTGACCGCAACTACATCAAGTTAATCGAATACCATTTGCTCTATGGAAAATTTACGTCCATCGCGACGCACGACCACCGCGTGATTGACCATGTAAAAAGATTTGTACGGGAACACAACATTCCGAAGGACAAGTTCGAGTTTCAAATGTTGTACGGTTTCCGTCGCGAATTGCAAATTAAACTTGCCCAGGAAGGTTTTAACTTCTGCACGTACGTGCCGTTCGGAGAAGACTGGTTTGGATACTTTATGCGCCGATTGGCCGAGCGCCCGCAAAACCTCAATCTCGTGACGAAACAAGTGTTCAACAAAAAGACAAACACGCTCATTGGCGTCGGCGTAGCCGCATTTTTGTTAGGCCGCCTAAGTAAACGCAACAAGTAG